One Thomasclavelia spiroformis DSM 1552 DNA window includes the following coding sequences:
- a CDS encoding bifunctional glycosyltransferase/CDP-glycerol:glycerophosphate glycerophosphotransferase, whose translation MKLSIIVPYDRYINYLYDCLESISQQQIKDYETLLIISDENQITDDLKKYDINLKIINAGIDANVAKKRNIGIDNATGDYLYFIDCDDYLMKDTLSLLLEKATNNDLDLVSGIRKFTWFKKKVFETMDDEKNDELDLKDKDHDRKNKFINKVYDETNSSEYKTDILIRTRHGLRNISVLNILIKTKLIKENRIRFNEEFNYYSDAPFVVQLLKYSNSFMYDENAIYVKRKHNDPINTPSLSQIKDPDNRFNEFIKAHNYCVSLVDENGYIRYYLDAKMVSYYIRFFAKKIRRSKNDLWRNERFEIMTTVLKNIRPELLNKSSRFSRKLIEAGINGDIELAKKIVNRHLAKLKFKKILKNKNEMNKYLYRHKYINQPIEENTIMFETFMGKSYADSPKYIYEYLAKNYPNKYKFIWVLNDPKTKLPYGGIKVKRFTRKYAYYLAKSKYFVFNVRQPLWFRKREEQIFLETWHGTPLKRLAFDQEEVTAASPTYKAQFYRQKQEWDYLIAPNKFSSDIFKSCFMYDGNMLETGYPRNDLLLASNRDQIAINLKKKLNIPLDKKTILYAPTWRDDEYYGNGKYKFKLKLDLDLLKQELGDEYVVLLRTHHYIADNLDVTGLEDFAFNLSKYDDIAEVYLISDICITDYSSVFFDFANLKRPMLFYTYDLDKYRDVLRGFYIDMETELPGPLVYTTQEVVERIKNIDALNKEFSNRYEQFYQRFCSWEDGNASKRVVDIVFK comes from the coding sequence ATGAAGTTAAGTATTATAGTTCCTTATGATCGCTACATAAACTATTTATATGATTGTTTAGAAAGTATCAGTCAACAACAAATTAAAGATTATGAAACTTTATTGATTATTAGTGATGAAAATCAAATTACTGATGATTTAAAAAAATATGATATAAATTTGAAAATCATTAATGCAGGAATTGATGCTAATGTTGCTAAAAAAAGAAATATTGGGATTGATAATGCTACTGGTGATTATCTATATTTTATTGATTGTGATGATTATTTAATGAAAGATACATTATCATTATTACTTGAAAAAGCTACTAATAATGACTTAGATTTAGTTAGTGGGATTCGTAAATTCACTTGGTTTAAAAAGAAAGTTTTTGAAACAATGGATGATGAAAAAAATGATGAATTGGATCTTAAAGATAAAGATCACGATCGTAAAAATAAGTTTATTAATAAAGTTTATGATGAAACTAATAGTAGTGAATATAAAACTGATATTTTAATTAGAACTCGTCATGGATTAAGAAATATATCAGTATTAAATATTTTAATCAAGACTAAATTAATTAAAGAAAATAGAATTAGATTTAATGAAGAATTTAATTATTATTCAGATGCACCTTTTGTTGTTCAATTGTTAAAATATTCAAATAGCTTTATGTATGATGAAAATGCTATATATGTAAAAAGAAAGCATAATGATCCAATTAACACTCCTTCACTTTCACAAATAAAAGATCCTGATAATCGTTTTAATGAATTTATTAAAGCACACAATTATTGTGTTTCATTGGTAGATGAAAATGGTTATATTCGTTATTATCTAGATGCAAAAATGGTTAGTTATTATATTCGTTTTTTTGCTAAAAAGATTCGTCGCAGTAAAAATGATTTGTGGCGAAATGAACGCTTTGAAATTATGACGACAGTACTTAAAAACATTAGACCGGAATTGTTAAATAAAAGTTCTAGATTTAGTCGAAAATTAATTGAAGCGGGTATTAATGGTGATATTGAATTAGCTAAAAAGATTGTAAATCGTCATTTAGCAAAGCTAAAATTTAAAAAGATCTTAAAAAACAAAAATGAAATGAATAAATATTTATATCGTCATAAATATATTAATCAACCAATTGAAGAAAATACGATCATGTTTGAAACTTTTATGGGAAAAAGTTATGCTGATTCACCTAAATATATTTATGAATATTTAGCTAAGAATTATCCAAATAAATATAAATTTATCTGGGTTTTAAATGATCCTAAAACTAAACTTCCTTATGGGGGAATTAAAGTTAAAAGATTTACTCGTAAATATGCTTATTACTTAGCTAAATCAAAATATTTTGTTTTTAATGTGCGCCAACCGCTATGGTTTAGAAAACGTGAAGAACAAATATTTTTAGAAACATGGCATGGGACACCGCTTAAACGTTTAGCGTTTGATCAAGAAGAAGTTACAGCAGCTTCACCAACCTATAAAGCACAATTCTATCGTCAAAAACAAGAATGGGATTATTTGATTGCGCCAAATAAATTTTCAAGTGATATATTTAAAAGTTGTTTTATGTATGATGGTAATATGTTAGAAACAGGATATCCAAGAAATGATTTATTATTAGCTAGTAATCGTGATCAAATTGCAATTAATTTGAAAAAGAAATTAAATATCCCATTAGATAAAAAAACAATTTTATATGCACCAACTTGGCGTGATGATGAATATTATGGTAATGGTAAGTATAAGTTTAAATTGAAATTGGATTTAGATTTGTTGAAACAGGAGTTAGGTGATGAGTATGTTGTTTTATTAAGAACTCATCATTATATTGCTGATAATTTAGATGTGACAGGACTAGAGGATTTTGCTTTTAATTTAAGTAAGTATGATGATATTGCAGAAGTATATTTGATTAGTGATATTTGTATTACTGATTATTCAAGTGTTTTCTTTGATTTTGCGAATTTAAAAAGACCAATGTTATTCTATACTTATGATTTAGATAAATATCGTGATGTTTTAAGAGGATTTTATATTGATATGGAAACAGAATTACCAGGTCCATTAGTTTATACAACCCAAGAAGTTGTTGAGCGTATAAAAAATATTGATGCTTTAAATAAAGAGTTTTCTAATCGTTATGAGCAATTTTATCAAAGATTTTGTTCATGGGAAGATGGTAATGCATCAAAACGAGTTGTGGATATAGTATTTAAATAA
- a CDS encoding nicotinate phosphoribosyltransferase — protein MKLHAGSKRNLTLVMDLYELTMAYNYFKQGNKDQYVYFDMYYRKNPDNGGYSIFAGLQQLIECIDHLHFSEGDIEYLRSLNKFDEEFFDYLRDFHFTGTIYAVKEGTPVFPNEPLVTIRAKFIEAQLIETLLLVTVNHQSLIATKANRIVKEAKGRPVMEFGARRAQGYDSATYGARAAYIGGVAGTATVSAGMMFNIPVVGTMAHSFVQSFDSEYEAFKTYALTYPDDCVLLVDTYDTLKSGVPNAIRIANEVLAPIGKKLKGIRLDSGDIAYLSKKARMMLDIAGLVDTKITASNSLDEYLIRSLLDQGAKIDSFGVGENLIVSKNSPVFGGVYKLVAIEKDNKIISKIKISENVEKITNPGYKKVYRLFENETGKAIGDVIAFHDEKITSDQDLTIYHQSNIWKFKTIFANTYTVEELQVPVFVDGKKVYPEYTLDEIREYSNIQKQRIWDEVFRLEYPHDYYVDLTKNLLDHKIKMLEEKRK, from the coding sequence ATGAAATTGCACGCAGGAAGTAAACGTAATTTAACATTGGTAATGGATTTATATGAATTAACAATGGCATATAATTATTTTAAACAAGGTAATAAAGATCAGTATGTTTATTTTGACATGTATTATCGTAAAAATCCGGATAATGGGGGATACTCTATTTTTGCAGGGTTACAGCAATTGATTGAATGTATTGATCATTTGCATTTTAGTGAGGGAGATATTGAATATCTCCGCTCACTAAATAAATTTGATGAAGAATTTTTTGATTATTTAAGAGATTTTCATTTTACTGGAACAATCTATGCGGTTAAAGAAGGAACACCTGTATTTCCTAATGAACCGTTAGTAACTATTCGAGCTAAATTTATCGAAGCACAATTAATTGAAACTTTATTATTAGTAACAGTAAATCACCAAAGTTTAATTGCGACAAAAGCCAATCGAATTGTAAAAGAAGCAAAAGGTCGTCCGGTAATGGAATTTGGAGCAAGAAGAGCGCAAGGTTATGATAGTGCTACTTATGGAGCAAGAGCAGCATATATTGGAGGAGTTGCAGGAACTGCAACCGTTTCAGCGGGAATGATGTTTAATATTCCCGTGGTAGGAACAATGGCACATTCATTTGTACAATCGTTTGATAGTGAATATGAAGCTTTTAAAACATATGCACTTACATATCCTGATGATTGCGTTTTATTAGTTGATACTTATGATACATTAAAAAGTGGGGTACCAAACGCAATAAGAATTGCAAATGAAGTGTTAGCACCAATAGGTAAAAAATTAAAAGGGATTAGACTTGATAGTGGTGATATTGCTTATTTATCTAAAAAAGCAAGAATGATGTTAGATATTGCTGGTTTAGTTGATACAAAGATTACAGCATCTAATTCATTGGACGAATATTTAATTCGTTCTTTATTAGATCAAGGAGCAAAAATTGATTCTTTTGGAGTTGGTGAAAACTTAATTGTTTCAAAAAATTCTCCAGTATTTGGTGGTGTATATAAACTTGTAGCAATTGAAAAAGATAATAAAATTATTTCAAAAATAAAGATTTCTGAAAATGTTGAAAAAATAACAAATCCTGGATATAAAAAAGTATATCGTTTATTTGAGAATGAAACTGGAAAAGCAATCGGTGATGTTATTGCTTTCCATGATGAAAAAATAACAAGTGATCAAGATTTAACTATTTATCATCAATCCAATATTTGGAAATTTAAAACAATTTTTGCCAATACATACACAGTTGAAGAACTACAAGTACCGGTATTTGTTGATGGAAAAAAGGTTTATCCTGAATATACTCTTGATGAAATCAGAGAGTATTCAAATATTCAAAAACAACGTATTTGGGATGAAGTATTCCGTTTAGAATATCCTCATGATTATTATGTGGATTTAACGAAAAACTTATTAGATCATAAAATAAAAATGCTTGAAGAAAAAAGAAAGTAA
- a CDS encoding helix-turn-helix domain-containing protein → MDIGGKIKMLRQANGLTLEELANRSELTKGFLSQLERDLTSPSITTLEDILEALGTNLQEFFSEKPAEQIVFKKDDFFVNEQDDYIISYIIPNAQKNDMEPILIEIAPGKQSMALDPHEGQEFGYVVQGKVKLVYGENEFVLKKGETFYLKGLVSHYLVNNSETKAKVIWVSTPPVF, encoded by the coding sequence ATGGATATAGGAGGTAAGATCAAAATGTTACGCCAAGCAAATGGCCTTACATTAGAAGAATTAGCTAATCGAAGTGAATTAACAAAGGGGTTTCTTTCGCAATTAGAACGTGATTTAACATCACCTTCAATAACAACTTTAGAAGATATTTTAGAAGCTTTAGGAACTAATTTGCAGGAATTTTTTAGTGAAAAACCAGCAGAACAAATTGTTTTTAAAAAAGATGATTTTTTTGTAAATGAGCAGGATGATTATATTATTTCATATATTATTCCTAATGCTCAAAAAAATGATATGGAACCTATTTTAATCGAAATAGCTCCAGGTAAACAATCGATGGCTCTTGACCCTCATGAGGGTCAAGAATTTGGCTATGTTGTTCAAGGAAAAGTTAAGTTAGTATATGGAGAAAATGAATTTGTATTAAAAAAAGGTGAAACTTTTTATTTAAAAGGGTTAGTATCACATTATTTGGTTAACAATAGTGAAACTAAAGCAAAAGTTATCTGGGTATCGACACCACCGGTATTTTAG
- a CDS encoding CDP-glycerol glycerophosphotransferase family protein gives MRLIKNLLGKLIRLLYRLVYRLIPCQNDTVLFISFHGRGYSDNPMALHKYMSTHLKYQKYRCIFAIKNHKEKNIEIENAKIIEYFSIPYFYYLARSKYWIVNCKLPKYVLKKPNQIYLQTWHGTPLKKLAHDIEVPEGTTFYRSEMTVEQMCSTYDNDVSKYNYMISPSAFTTEVFQSAFKIDRARLIETGYPRNDILSNYKEHDLDVIKSKLKIPKDKKVILYAPTWRDNSYNLKGYTFKLKVDFKKWQEMLGDDYVVIFKPHYLIVNDFDLEGVKDFVYFVDPKEDIGNLYLIANILVTDYSSVFFDYAILKRPIYFYMYDLDSYRDELRGFYLDIYHELPGEVIEDETILLNKIEMNDFNFDKLTKFNQRFNNHEDGNASKRVLDILFK, from the coding sequence ATGAGATTAATAAAAAATCTATTAGGTAAATTAATTAGACTATTATATCGTTTAGTTTATCGTTTGATTCCTTGTCAAAATGATACAGTATTGTTTATTTCTTTTCATGGTAGAGGCTATTCAGATAATCCAATGGCATTGCATAAATATATGTCTACGCATTTAAAGTATCAAAAATATCGATGTATTTTTGCGATTAAAAATCATAAAGAAAAAAATATTGAAATTGAAAATGCTAAAATTATTGAATATTTCAGTATCCCTTATTTCTACTACCTAGCAAGATCTAAATATTGGATCGTTAATTGTAAATTACCTAAATATGTATTAAAAAAGCCAAATCAAATTTATTTACAAACATGGCATGGAACACCATTAAAAAAATTAGCACATGATATTGAAGTACCTGAAGGAACTACTTTTTACCGAAGTGAAATGACAGTTGAACAAATGTGTTCAACATATGATAATGATGTAAGTAAATATAATTATATGATTTCACCAAGTGCTTTTACTACTGAAGTGTTTCAAAGTGCTTTTAAAATTGATCGAGCACGATTGATTGAAACTGGTTATCCTCGAAATGATATATTATCAAATTATAAAGAGCATGATTTAGATGTAATTAAATCAAAATTAAAGATTCCTAAGGATAAAAAGGTTATTTTATATGCACCTACATGGCGTGATAATTCTTATAATTTAAAGGGATATACTTTTAAATTAAAAGTTGATTTTAAAAAATGGCAAGAAATGCTAGGTGATGATTATGTTGTTATTTTTAAACCACATTATTTAATCGTTAATGACTTTGATTTAGAAGGTGTAAAAGATTTTGTCTATTTTGTGGATCCTAAGGAAGATATTGGTAATTTATATTTAATTGCTAATATTTTAGTAACCGATTATTCAAGTGTCTTTTTTGATTATGCGATTTTAAAAAGACCGATTTATTTTTATATGTATGATTTAGATAGTTATCGTGATGAATTAAGAGGTTTTTATTTAGATATTTATCATGAATTGCCAGGTGAAGTTATTGAAGATGAGACAATATTATTAAATAAAATTGAGATGAATGATTTTAATTTTGATAAACTTACAAAATTTAATCAAAGGTTTAATAATCATGAAGATGGTAATGCATCAAAACGAGTATTAGATATATTATTTAAGTAG
- the potA gene encoding spermidine/putrescine ABC transporter ATP-binding protein: MEKLIELDNLTKEYNGQVVLKGIHLDINEKEFVTLLGPSGCGKTTTLRIMGGFEEANGGTVLFNGQDISKLPPYKRELNTVFQKYALFPHMNVFDNIAFGLKIKKMDKDTIEHKVNRMLKLVGLEGFGLRNINQLSGGQQQRVAIARALVNEPKVLLLDEPLGALDLKLRKTMQIELKNIQQEVGITFVYVTHDQEEALTMSDTIVVMNEGQIQQIGSPTDIYNEPENRFVAQFIGESNIIEGIFIEDYLVEFDGQCFECVDKGFDEGQEVDIVLRPEDLDIVDVGKGKIEGVVTSIVFKGVHYEIMVKAKNRNYKVHTTDISEVGKKVNLDFWPEDIHVMDKMGSY, from the coding sequence ATGGAAAAATTAATTGAATTAGATAATTTAACGAAAGAATATAATGGACAAGTAGTTTTAAAGGGAATACATCTAGATATTAATGAAAAAGAATTTGTTACTTTATTAGGACCTAGTGGTTGTGGTAAAACGACTACTTTAAGAATTATGGGTGGATTTGAAGAAGCTAATGGTGGAACTGTATTATTCAATGGGCAAGACATTAGTAAATTACCGCCATATAAAAGAGAATTAAATACAGTTTTTCAAAAGTATGCTTTATTTCCGCATATGAATGTTTTTGATAATATTGCTTTTGGTTTAAAAATTAAAAAGATGGATAAAGACACGATTGAACATAAAGTGAATCGCATGCTTAAGCTTGTTGGTTTAGAAGGATTTGGATTAAGAAATATTAATCAATTATCTGGAGGTCAACAACAACGCGTTGCCATTGCTAGAGCATTGGTAAATGAACCAAAAGTTTTATTGCTTGATGAACCACTAGGAGCGCTAGATTTAAAACTTAGAAAGACAATGCAAATTGAATTAAAAAATATCCAACAAGAAGTAGGAATTACTTTTGTATATGTAACTCATGATCAAGAAGAAGCATTAACAATGTCTGATACAATTGTTGTTATGAATGAGGGGCAGATTCAACAAATTGGTTCACCTACTGATATTTATAATGAACCAGAAAACCGTTTTGTGGCACAGTTTATTGGTGAATCTAATATTATTGAAGGAATTTTTATTGAAGATTATTTAGTTGAATTTGATGGACAATGTTTCGAATGTGTTGATAAAGGGTTTGATGAAGGACAAGAAGTTGATATTGTATTAAGACCAGAGGATTTAGATATTGTAGATGTTGGTAAGGGAAAGATAGAAGGAGTAGTCACTTCTATTGTATTTAAAGGTGTACATTATGAAATAATGGTAAAAGCAAAAAATCGTAATTATAAAGTACATACAACGGATATTAGTGAAGTAGGGAAAAAAGTTAATTTAGATTTTTGGCCTGAAGATATTCATGTGATGGATAAAATGGGTAGTTATTGA
- the tagD gene encoding glycerol-3-phosphate cytidylyltransferase, whose protein sequence is MKKVITYGTFDLFHVGHLNIIKRAKALGDYLVVAVSSDEFNAKKGKKAYHCDQDRKTILEAIRYVDEVIFEESWEQKIDDIKKHDIDVFVMGDDWEGKFDYLKEYCEVVYLPRTKGISTTKIKDDLHK, encoded by the coding sequence ATGAAGAAAGTTATTACATATGGAACATTTGATTTGTTTCATGTAGGACATTTGAATATTATTAAAAGAGCTAAAGCTTTAGGAGATTATTTAGTGGTTGCTGTTAGTTCAGATGAATTTAATGCTAAAAAAGGGAAGAAAGCATATCATTGTGATCAAGATCGTAAAACGATTTTAGAAGCGATTAGATATGTTGATGAAGTTATTTTTGAAGAATCATGGGAGCAAAAAATAGATGATATAAAAAAACATGATATTGATGTTTTTGTTATGGGCGATGATTGGGAAGGTAAGTTTGATTATTTAAAAGAATATTGTGAAGTTGTATATTTACCACGTACAAAAGGTATTTCTACAACTAAAATTAAAGACGATTTACATAAATAG
- a CDS encoding CDP-glycerol glycerophosphotransferase family protein produces MGSMKIIVNIILRVVNVFVGFFSIKNNQVAFVSLEANKLESDLKLIYDKLSQDHSFVLKTVLINYNKKNLINNFLYLLNCIKQIYVINTSKIVLITDNNYVISNFKREGVKVIQIWHATGAIKKFGNAIKREYPIKNYDYVIANSVYWKVPYQEAFNVNKENVVVTGMPRVDHLVDQNYIEKTKLKLLNKYPLLKNKRVILYAPTFRGNIYQGMKSVDFDAKKLLDQLNDQYVLVYKLHPLLLDVPITDDQRIINLNHEDTHDLFTISDMLISDFSSIIFDYSFFNKPMYFFVPDLDEYLSTLGCFVDYQKIMPGAICLNENQLADAIIVNKQYDIEAFSKMFFKYHDGKNIERVVELIKKVRHE; encoded by the coding sequence ATGGGATCAATGAAGATAATTGTTAATATAATTTTAAGAGTAGTTAATGTATTTGTTGGTTTTTTTTCGATAAAAAATAATCAAGTGGCATTTGTTTCTTTAGAAGCTAATAAATTAGAAAGTGATTTGAAATTGATTTATGATAAATTAAGTCAAGATCATAGTTTTGTCTTAAAAACAGTTTTGATTAATTATAATAAAAAAAATTTAATTAATAATTTTTTATATTTGCTTAATTGTATTAAGCAAATATATGTAATTAATACATCTAAAATAGTTTTAATTACTGATAATAACTATGTTATTAGTAACTTTAAACGAGAAGGTGTAAAAGTAATTCAAATTTGGCATGCAACAGGTGCAATCAAAAAATTTGGAAATGCAATTAAACGAGAATACCCAATTAAAAATTATGATTATGTTATTGCTAATAGTGTATATTGGAAAGTTCCCTATCAAGAAGCTTTTAATGTAAATAAAGAAAATGTTGTAGTAACTGGAATGCCACGTGTTGATCATTTGGTTGATCAAAACTATATTGAAAAAACTAAATTAAAGTTACTAAATAAATATCCACTTTTAAAAAATAAAAGGGTTATTTTATATGCCCCAACATTTAGAGGAAATATTTATCAAGGAATGAAAAGTGTGGATTTTGATGCTAAAAAATTATTAGATCAACTAAATGATCAATATGTTTTAGTTTATAAATTACACCCACTTTTATTAGATGTACCAATTACAGATGATCAAAGAATTATTAATTTAAATCATGAAGATACTCATGATTTATTTACGATTAGTGATATGTTGATATCGGATTTTTCTTCAATTATCTTTGATTATTCTTTTTTTAATAAACCAATGTATTTTTTTGTTCCGGATTTAGATGAATATTTATCTACTTTAGGATGTTTTGTTGATTATCAAAAAATAATGCCAGGAGCAATCTGTTTAAATGAAAATCAGCTTGCTGATGCCATCATTGTTAATAAACAATATGATATTGAAGCATTTTCAAAAATGTTTTTTAAATATCATGATGGTAAAAATATTGAAAGAGTTGTTGAATTAATAAAAAAAGTACGTCATGAGTAA
- a CDS encoding LysM peptidoglycan-binding domain-containing protein, producing MYEDYMENLFDRRPMPIVAPKVGEIFLYTVRRGDNVYAISRRFNTRVDYIKNMNDLDNQMMIFPGQQLLIPVLFEKIPPVKPQPPQPPIQPRQSYELYF from the coding sequence ATGTACGAAGATTACATGGAAAATTTATTTGATCGAAGACCTATGCCGATTGTCGCACCAAAAGTTGGAGAAATATTTTTGTATACAGTAAGAAGAGGTGATAATGTATATGCGATTTCTAGAAGATTCAATACTCGAGTAGATTATATTAAAAATATGAATGATCTAGATAATCAAATGATGATTTTTCCTGGTCAACAATTATTAATTCCGGTATTATTTGAAAAAATACCACCAGTAAAACCACAACCACCACAACCACCTATTCAACCACGACAATCATATGAACTATATTTTTAA
- a CDS encoding ABC transporter permease, which yields MKHFRKLVGPYCFWLFILTIIPMFLIMMYAFIQKGNAITTFSFTLDNFSKFFDPIFVSVLIKSFILGIITTVLCLLIGYPVAYAISKCKENTQTILILLITFPTWINMLMRTYAWINILSSKGIISNVFQLLGFGEVSFLYTDFAVVLGMVYDFLPFMILPIHASLSKMDKSLIEASNDLGANPITTFWKITFRLSLGGVLTGITMVFLPAVSSFVIPKLLGGGQYALIGNFIEQQFINVGDWHFGSAVSLILAVLVIVLMGLINKVEKYAGYQEETKREKTKKL from the coding sequence ATGAAACATTTTCGTAAATTAGTTGGCCCTTATTGTTTTTGGTTATTTATTTTAACGATTATACCAATGTTTTTAATAATGATGTATGCTTTTATACAAAAAGGTAATGCAATAACAACATTTAGTTTTACATTAGATAATTTTTCAAAATTTTTTGATCCAATTTTTGTTTCTGTATTAATTAAATCATTTATTTTAGGAATTATTACGACTGTGTTATGTTTATTAATTGGTTATCCAGTTGCTTATGCAATTTCTAAATGTAAAGAAAATACGCAAACTATCCTTATTTTATTAATTACATTTCCGACATGGATCAATATGTTGATGCGTACATATGCTTGGATAAATATACTTAGTAGTAAGGGAATAATAAGTAATGTATTTCAGCTTCTAGGCTTTGGTGAGGTCAGTTTTTTATATACTGATTTTGCAGTGGTATTAGGGATGGTATATGATTTTTTACCATTTATGATTTTACCGATTCATGCTTCATTATCAAAAATGGATAAATCTTTGATTGAAGCAAGCAATGATTTAGGAGCTAATCCAATTACTACTTTTTGGAAAATTACTTTTAGATTATCATTAGGTGGTGTTTTAACCGGAATTACAATGGTTTTTTTACCAGCAGTTTCATCGTTCGTTATTCCAAAATTATTAGGTGGCGGACAATATGCATTAATTGGTAATTTTATTGAACAACAATTTATTAATGTAGGTGATTGGCATTTTGGTAGTGCTGTATCATTGATTCTTGCTGTTTTAGTTATCGTTCTTATGGGACTTATTAACAAGGTAGAAAAATATGCGGGATACCAGGAGGAAACTAAACGTGAAAAAACTAAAAAATTATAA
- a CDS encoding prephenate dehydrogenase yields the protein MIITVVGLGVIGGSFVKALKGLGHQVYGIDIDQKTLKSAKDGGYIIEGYQDDKEIISKSDLTIICLYPSLVLEFLKNNQFKKGSIITDAIGIKSYFLQEAINIIDKDVEFVSGHPMAGREKKGFEYASKEVFKNANYILIEHPVNKKESITFMEGFVAKLGFKSVKIMSPEAHDEIISFTSQLPHALAVALINSDNEKYNTGKYIGDSYRDLTRIANINESLWSELFLKNRDNLLNSIDSFEIQLDLIKQALLDEDESLLKQLFIKSSKRREKL from the coding sequence ATGATTATTACAGTAGTAGGATTAGGTGTTATTGGAGGAAGCTTTGTTAAAGCATTAAAGGGCCTAGGACATCAAGTTTATGGAATTGATATTGATCAAAAGACTTTAAAAAGTGCTAAAGATGGTGGATATATTATTGAAGGTTATCAAGATGATAAAGAAATTATTAGTAAATCAGATTTAACGATTATTTGTTTGTATCCATCTTTAGTTTTAGAATTTTTGAAAAACAATCAGTTTAAAAAAGGAAGTATTATAACTGATGCAATAGGAATCAAATCATATTTTTTACAAGAAGCAATCAATATTATTGATAAAGATGTTGAATTTGTAAGTGGGCATCCAATGGCTGGACGAGAAAAAAAAGGTTTTGAATATGCCAGTAAAGAAGTGTTTAAAAATGCAAATTATATTTTAATTGAACATCCTGTTAATAAAAAAGAAAGTATTACATTTATGGAAGGATTTGTAGCTAAATTAGGATTTAAAAGTGTTAAAATCATGTCGCCTGAGGCTCATGATGAAATTATTTCTTTTACATCACAATTGCCACATGCTCTTGCTGTAGCACTTATAAATAGTGATAATGAAAAATATAATACAGGAAAATATATTGGTGATTCATATCGTGATTTGACAAGAATTGCAAATATTAATGAAAGTTTGTGGTCAGAATTGTTTTTAAAGAATCGAGATAATTTATTGAATTCGATTGATTCTTTTGAAATCCAATTAGATTTAATAAAGCAAGCTTTGTTGGATGAAGATGAATCTTTATTAAAACAGTTATTTATTAAATCATCTAAAAGAAGAGAAAAATTATGA